In Nicotiana tabacum cultivar K326 chromosome 21, ASM71507v2, whole genome shotgun sequence, one DNA window encodes the following:
- the LOC107791718 gene encoding uncharacterized protein LOC107791718 — MTTRTEGEKQKKGAMYVYNLETGNPKPKPKPEPDLSSMLKKGISKGWGLRRSKTYRENHQGELNNMNVTTKGETRKSVSSIESRKSVSSVEEVKQVESRKSVSYIETNRKSVTRVELNVASMAAILQVKVLVTDMPGFMLVHAIKCARTTYDSLEKFSSKHMAYNMKKEFDKIYGPAWHCIVGSSFGSYVTHSTGGFLYFSMEKLYILVFKTKVQKTIES; from the exons ATGACAACAAGAACAGAgggagaaaagcaaaagaaaggagcCATGTATGTATATAACTTAGAAACCGGAAatccaaaaccaaaaccaaaaccagAACCCGATTTATCATCCATGTTAAAGAAAGGGATTTCAAAAGGATGGGGCCTCAGAAGATCGAAAACTTATCGCGAAAATCATCAAGGTGAGTTGAATAATATGAATGTTACAACAAAAGGAGAAACAAGAAAATCAGTTTCATCTATTGAATCAAGAAAATCAGTTTCATCAGTTGAAGAAGTGAAGCAAGTTGAATCAAGAAAATCAGTTTCTTACATTGAAACAAATAGGAAATCAGTGACACGTGTGGAATTGAATGTAGCATCAATGGCTGCAATTCTTCAAGTTAAAGTTTTGGTTACAGATATGCCAGGATTTATGCTAGTGCATGCTATTAAATGTGCAAGAACTACTTATGATAGCTTGGAAAAATTCAGCTCTAAACATATGGCCTATAACATGAAAAAG GAATTTGATAAAATATATGGGCCGGCCTGGCATTGTATAGTGGGCTCAAGTTTTGGGTCATATGTGACTCACTCCACAGGTGGCTTCCTCTATTTCTCAATGGAAAAGCTTTATATATTAGTCTTTAAGACAAAAGTGCAAAAGACCATTGaatcataa